One Canis lupus familiaris isolate Mischka breed German Shepherd chromosome 20, alternate assembly UU_Cfam_GSD_1.0, whole genome shotgun sequence genomic region harbors:
- the NR2C2 gene encoding nuclear receptor subfamily 2 group C member 2 isoform X1: MATNMEGLVQHRVGTQQVAEVPRTQTSRPESPGMTSPSPRIQIISTDSAVASPQRIQIVTDQQTGQKIQIVTAVDASGSPKQQFILTSPDGAGTGKVILASPETSSAKQLIFTTSDNLVPGRIQIVTDSASVERLLGKADVQRPQVVEYCVVCGDKASGRHYGAVSCEGCKGFFKRSVRKNLTYSCRSNQDCIINKHHRNRCQFCRLKKCLEMGMKMESVQSERKPFDVQREKPSNCAASTEKIYIRKDLRSPLIATPTFVADKDGARQTGLLDPGMLVNIQQPLIREDGTVLLATDSKAETSQGALGTLANVVTSLANLSESLNNGDASEMQPEDQSASEITRAFDTLAKALNTTDSSSPPSLADGIDASGGGGIHVISRDQSTPIIEVEGPLLSDTHVTFKLTMPSPMPEYLNVHYICESASRLLFLSMHWARSIPAFQALGQDCNTSLVRACWNELFTLGLAQCAQVMSLSTILAAIVNHLQNSIQEDKLSGDRIKQVMEHIWKLQEFCNSMAKLDIDGYEYAYLKAIVLFSPDHPGLTSTSQIEKFQEKAQMELQDYVQKTYSEDTYRLARILVRLPALRLMSSNITEELFFTGLIGNVSIDSIIPYILKMETAEYNGQITGASL; the protein is encoded by the exons ATTGTGACAGACCAGCAGACAGGACAGAAGATCCAGATAGTCACCGCAGTGGACGCCTCCGGATCCCCCAAGCAGCAGTTCATCCTGACCAGCCCAGATGGAGCTGGAACTGGGAAGGTGATCCTGGCTTCCCCGGAGACATCCAGTGCTAAGCAGCTCATATTCACCACCTCGGACAACCTTGTCCCTGGCAGGATCCAG ATCGTCACGGACTCTGCTTCTGTGGAGCGCTTGCTGGGTAAGGCCGACGTCCAGCGGCCACAGGTGGTAGAGTACTGTGTCGTCTGTGGCGACAAAGCCTCTG GTCGTCACTATGGGGCTGTCAGTTGTGAAGGTTGCAAAGGTTTCTTTAAAAGGAGTGTAAGGAAAAATCTGACCTACAGCTGCCGGAGCAACCAAGACTGTATCATCAATAAACACCACCGGAACCGCTGTCAGTTTTGCCGGCTGAAAAAATGCTTAGAGATGGGCATGAAGATGGAAT CTGTGCAGAGTGAACGGAAGCCCTTTGATGTACAACGGGAGAAACCAAGCAATTGTGCTGCTTCAACTGAGAAAATTTATATCCGGAAGGACTTGAGAAGTCCTCTGATAGCTACTCCCACGTTTGTGGCAGATAAAGATGGAGCAAG ACAAACAGGTCTTCTTGATCCAGGGATGCTTGTCAACATCCAACAGCCTTTGATACGTGAGGATGGTACAGTTCTCCTGGCCACGGATTCCAAG gCTGAAACAAGCCAGGGAGCTCTGGGCACACTGGCCAATGTAGTAACCTCCCTCGCCAACTTAAGTGAATCCCTTAACAATGGTGATGCTTCGGAAATGCAGCCAGAGGACCAGTCTGCGAGTGAGATTACTCG GGCATTTGATACCTTAGCTAAAGCACTTAATACCACAGACAGCTCCTCCCCTCCAAGCCTGGCAGATGGGATAGACGCCAGTGGAGGAGGAGGCATTCATGTCATCAGCAGAGACCAGTCCACACCCATCATCGAGGTCGAAGGTCCCCTCCTCTCAGACACTCATGTCACATTTAAG CTCACCATGCCCAGCCCAATGCCAGAGTACCTCAATGTGCACTACATCTGCGAGTCAGCATCCCGCCTGCTTTTCCTCTCCATGCACTGGGCCAGGTCAATCCCAGCGTTTCAGGCACTTGG GCAGGACTGCAACACCAGCCTGGTGCGGGCCTGCTGGAATGAGCTCTTCACTCTGGGCCTGGCCCAGTGTGCCCAGGTCATGAGCCTCTCTACCATCCTGGCGGCCATTGTCAACCACCTACAGAACAGCATCCAGGAAG ATAAACTTTCTGGAGACCGGATAAAGCAAGTTATGGAGCACATCTGGAAGCTTCAGGAGTTCTGTAACAGTATGGCCAAGCTGGATATAGACGGCTATGAGTATGCATACCTTAAAGCTATAGTTCTCTTTAGCCCCG atCATCCAGGTTTGACCAGCACAAGCCAGATTGAAAAATTCCAAGAAAAGGCACAGATGGAATTGCAGGACTATGTTCAGAAAACCTACTCAGAAGACACCTACCG ATTGGCCCGGATTCTCGTTCGCCTGCCGGCACTCAGGCTGATGAGCTCCAACATAacagaagaacttttttttactGGTCTCATTGGCAATGTGTCGATAGACAGCATAATCCCCTACATCCTCAAGATGGAGACAGCAGAGTATAACGGCCAGATCACCGGAGCCAGTCTATAG
- the NR2C2 gene encoding nuclear receptor subfamily 2 group C member 2 isoform X2 produces the protein MTSPSPRIQIISTDSAVASPQRIQIVTDQQTGQKIQIVTAVDASGSPKQQFILTSPDGAGTGKVILASPETSSAKQLIFTTSDNLVPGRIQIVTDSASVERLLGKADVQRPQVVEYCVVCGDKASGRHYGAVSCEGCKGFFKRSVRKNLTYSCRSNQDCIINKHHRNRCQFCRLKKCLEMGMKMESVQSERKPFDVQREKPSNCAASTEKIYIRKDLRSPLIATPTFVADKDGARQTGLLDPGMLVNIQQPLIREDGTVLLATDSKAETSQGALGTLANVVTSLANLSESLNNGDASEMQPEDQSASEITRAFDTLAKALNTTDSSSPPSLADGIDASGGGGIHVISRDQSTPIIEVEGPLLSDTHVTFKLTMPSPMPEYLNVHYICESASRLLFLSMHWARSIPAFQALGQDCNTSLVRACWNELFTLGLAQCAQVMSLSTILAAIVNHLQNSIQEDKLSGDRIKQVMEHIWKLQEFCNSMAKLDIDGYEYAYLKAIVLFSPDHPGLTSTSQIEKFQEKAQMELQDYVQKTYSEDTYRLARILVRLPALRLMSSNITEELFFTGLIGNVSIDSIIPYILKMETAEYNGQITGASL, from the exons ATTGTGACAGACCAGCAGACAGGACAGAAGATCCAGATAGTCACCGCAGTGGACGCCTCCGGATCCCCCAAGCAGCAGTTCATCCTGACCAGCCCAGATGGAGCTGGAACTGGGAAGGTGATCCTGGCTTCCCCGGAGACATCCAGTGCTAAGCAGCTCATATTCACCACCTCGGACAACCTTGTCCCTGGCAGGATCCAG ATCGTCACGGACTCTGCTTCTGTGGAGCGCTTGCTGGGTAAGGCCGACGTCCAGCGGCCACAGGTGGTAGAGTACTGTGTCGTCTGTGGCGACAAAGCCTCTG GTCGTCACTATGGGGCTGTCAGTTGTGAAGGTTGCAAAGGTTTCTTTAAAAGGAGTGTAAGGAAAAATCTGACCTACAGCTGCCGGAGCAACCAAGACTGTATCATCAATAAACACCACCGGAACCGCTGTCAGTTTTGCCGGCTGAAAAAATGCTTAGAGATGGGCATGAAGATGGAAT CTGTGCAGAGTGAACGGAAGCCCTTTGATGTACAACGGGAGAAACCAAGCAATTGTGCTGCTTCAACTGAGAAAATTTATATCCGGAAGGACTTGAGAAGTCCTCTGATAGCTACTCCCACGTTTGTGGCAGATAAAGATGGAGCAAG ACAAACAGGTCTTCTTGATCCAGGGATGCTTGTCAACATCCAACAGCCTTTGATACGTGAGGATGGTACAGTTCTCCTGGCCACGGATTCCAAG gCTGAAACAAGCCAGGGAGCTCTGGGCACACTGGCCAATGTAGTAACCTCCCTCGCCAACTTAAGTGAATCCCTTAACAATGGTGATGCTTCGGAAATGCAGCCAGAGGACCAGTCTGCGAGTGAGATTACTCG GGCATTTGATACCTTAGCTAAAGCACTTAATACCACAGACAGCTCCTCCCCTCCAAGCCTGGCAGATGGGATAGACGCCAGTGGAGGAGGAGGCATTCATGTCATCAGCAGAGACCAGTCCACACCCATCATCGAGGTCGAAGGTCCCCTCCTCTCAGACACTCATGTCACATTTAAG CTCACCATGCCCAGCCCAATGCCAGAGTACCTCAATGTGCACTACATCTGCGAGTCAGCATCCCGCCTGCTTTTCCTCTCCATGCACTGGGCCAGGTCAATCCCAGCGTTTCAGGCACTTGG GCAGGACTGCAACACCAGCCTGGTGCGGGCCTGCTGGAATGAGCTCTTCACTCTGGGCCTGGCCCAGTGTGCCCAGGTCATGAGCCTCTCTACCATCCTGGCGGCCATTGTCAACCACCTACAGAACAGCATCCAGGAAG ATAAACTTTCTGGAGACCGGATAAAGCAAGTTATGGAGCACATCTGGAAGCTTCAGGAGTTCTGTAACAGTATGGCCAAGCTGGATATAGACGGCTATGAGTATGCATACCTTAAAGCTATAGTTCTCTTTAGCCCCG atCATCCAGGTTTGACCAGCACAAGCCAGATTGAAAAATTCCAAGAAAAGGCACAGATGGAATTGCAGGACTATGTTCAGAAAACCTACTCAGAAGACACCTACCG ATTGGCCCGGATTCTCGTTCGCCTGCCGGCACTCAGGCTGATGAGCTCCAACATAacagaagaacttttttttactGGTCTCATTGGCAATGTGTCGATAGACAGCATAATCCCCTACATCCTCAAGATGGAGACAGCAGAGTATAACGGCCAGATCACCGGAGCCAGTCTATAG